A single region of the Anguilla rostrata isolate EN2019 chromosome 11, ASM1855537v3, whole genome shotgun sequence genome encodes:
- the cebpb gene encoding CCAAT/enhancer-binding protein beta: MEVAGFYEKDCLAFHSSNSGNSHISNVDCKQPGDGSMTELGIAEHEKAIDFSIYLDPSQHYQQHLAQNGPLYQQRGVDILADFLAEEGKSKRGVSSQNYRNYLPLIERDPLQNSNSRNASILSYPELQETRVDNLFSPQVFGSYLKTGLRQEAKEDARMDHSTVSSGFDMRSYLQYQSAPSGSLGNISTASSSCSSPPGTPSGPGKDGSPLQNGKTSSSSKGKKRLDKDSEEYRQRRERNNLAVRKSRDKAKMRNMETQHKVLELAAENERLQKRVEQLSRELATLRNLLSATGQC, translated from the coding sequence ATGGAAGTGGCCGGGTTTTACGAGAAGGATTGCCTTGCTTTCCACAGTAGCAACAGCGGTAACAGTCACATCAGTAACGTCGACTGCAAGCAGCCAGGTGACGGCTCGATGACGGAGCTGGGCATCGCAGAGCACGAGAAGGCGATAGATTTCAGCATTTACCTGGACCCCTCTCAGCACTATCAACAGCACCTTGCTCAAAACGGACCTCTGTACCAGCAACGCGGGGTGGATATCTTGGCCGACTTCCTTGCCGAGGAAGGCAAAAGTAAGCGAGGGGTATCTTCACAAAACTACAGAAACTACTTACCATTGATCGAGCGAGACCCCCTTCAAAACAGCAACTCGCGAAACGCAAGTATCCTGAGCTACCCCGAACTGCAGGAGACCCGGGTGGACAACCTGTTTTCTCCACAGGTTTTTGGCAGCTACTTAAAAACCGGGTTAAGGCAAGAGGCAAAAGAAGACGCGAGGATGGACCACAGTACCGTTTCTTCTGGGTTCGACATGAGGTCTTATCTGCAGTACCAGTCCGCTCCGAGCGGTAGTCTTGGGAACATTtccaccgcctcctcctcctgctccagtcCACCTGGAACACCTTCGGGGCCAGGTAAGGACGGGTCGCCCCTGCAGAATGGCAAAACGTCTTCAAGCAGTAAAGGGAAGAAGCGACTGGATAAGGACAGCGAGGAATACAGGCAGCGACGGGAGAGGAACAACCTGGCGGTGAGGAAGAGCAGAGACAAAGCGAAAATGCGCAACATGGAGACGCAGCACAAAGTCCTGGAGCTCGCCGCTGAAAACGAACGATTACAGAAACGCGTGGAGCAGCTATCAAGAGAACTGGCCACCCTGCGAAACTTGCTTTCAGCTACTGGGCAGTGCTAA